One Gimesia aquarii DNA segment encodes these proteins:
- the queA gene encoding tRNA preQ1(34) S-adenosylmethionine ribosyltransferase-isomerase QueA: MTELNTFDYELPPELIATQPTQQRDQSRMLVVDRQANTIIHSSISKLPLYLNSDDCLVLNDTRVLSARIFGVRKSTGGKWEGLYLGSDESGQWKLMSKTRGKLISGETIDLVPAHPRQEQKQISLQMQSKDAEGYWTAAVQSDEDHHTILEHFGTMPLPPYMRRELATDIDWERYQTVYANQPGAVAAPTAGLHFTPDLLNECMQKGIQIAKVTLHVGIGTFKPILVQTLDQHKMHSEWCELSEESAVLLNETRQKGGRIVSVGTTSVRTLETVAQQGSLNAWRGETDIFIYPPYQFQAVDCLLTNFHLPKSTLLVLVSAFAGTELIREAYEKAVEEQYRFFSYGDAMLIL; this comes from the coding sequence ATGACCGAATTAAACACATTTGACTACGAGCTTCCTCCGGAATTAATCGCCACCCAACCGACACAGCAGCGAGATCAATCTCGGATGTTAGTAGTAGACCGCCAAGCAAATACCATTATCCATAGCTCGATTTCTAAACTACCCCTATATTTAAATTCTGATGACTGTCTGGTCTTGAATGATACGCGTGTGCTCTCAGCCCGGATATTTGGTGTCAGAAAATCAACGGGTGGTAAATGGGAAGGCCTCTATCTGGGATCTGATGAATCAGGCCAGTGGAAATTGATGAGTAAAACAAGAGGCAAGCTGATTTCGGGAGAGACTATTGATTTGGTACCTGCCCATCCAAGGCAGGAACAAAAGCAAATCTCACTTCAAATGCAAAGCAAGGATGCAGAGGGTTACTGGACTGCCGCAGTTCAATCAGATGAAGACCATCATACCATATTGGAACACTTTGGGACGATGCCTTTGCCTCCCTATATGCGACGTGAGCTGGCAACGGATATCGACTGGGAGCGCTATCAAACCGTTTATGCCAACCAACCCGGCGCAGTGGCAGCGCCAACAGCAGGTCTGCACTTCACTCCTGACCTATTGAATGAGTGTATGCAAAAAGGAATTCAGATTGCGAAAGTCACGTTGCACGTTGGTATTGGAACATTTAAACCAATCTTGGTGCAAACATTGGATCAACACAAGATGCATTCTGAATGGTGCGAGTTATCGGAAGAGTCTGCCGTATTGTTAAACGAAACCCGACAAAAGGGAGGTCGAATCGTTTCCGTGGGGACAACAAGTGTCCGTACCCTCGAAACAGTAGCACAACAGGGCTCGCTCAATGCCTGGCGAGGAGAGACAGACATCTTCATCTATCCACCATATCAGTTTCAAGCCGTCGATTGTCTGCTGACCAATTTTCATTTGCCAAAATCAACTTTATTAGTTCTGGTAAGCGCCTTTGCTGGTACTGAATTAATACGCGAAGCCTACGAAAAAGCAGTCGAAGAACAATATCGTTTCTTTAGCTATGGCGATGCCATGTTGATTTTATAG
- the hemA gene encoding glutamyl-tRNA reductase, translated as MNLQVVYCNHQTARLDIREKLAFSSNEQLDSAYSELKKSYPDTEMVVISTCNRVELYTVSQESETGPSHQDLAKFFSEFHQVPVSDFFEDFLERTGPDAVRHLFQVASSLDSMVLGEPQIVNQVKEAYQRATQNALCGPLTHALFQQAIRVSARVRTETQLAEGRVSIASVAVGTFGKGIFEYFDDKTVLIIGAGEMAEETLTYLKDEGVERIIVVNRSFENAQKLAMKVGGEARPCEQLEDYLAEADVIVSTTGATEPIVDVACFERVLQKAGNKTFFILDLGAPRDFEPAVGELNDDIFLYDIDDLEATCEENRRARQQEVEKALEIIDEETERFMHGVYHRATGPIIKQLREQWHDVREQEVEKLFGKLSHLDEKDQELIERSIEQIVNKLLHPPLEVLRHEAREGTPHGLLDALKQLFHIRD; from the coding sequence GTGAACCTGCAAGTGGTCTATTGTAATCATCAAACAGCAAGATTGGATATTCGCGAGAAACTGGCTTTTTCTTCGAACGAACAGCTGGATAGCGCCTATTCTGAGCTGAAAAAATCTTATCCCGATACGGAAATGGTGGTGATTTCAACCTGTAATCGTGTTGAACTTTACACTGTCAGTCAGGAGTCTGAGACAGGACCCTCTCATCAGGACCTGGCAAAATTCTTTTCCGAATTTCACCAGGTTCCAGTCAGCGATTTTTTTGAAGATTTTCTTGAGAGAACAGGTCCGGATGCGGTAAGGCACCTGTTTCAGGTTGCTTCAAGTCTCGACAGTATGGTGTTAGGCGAGCCACAGATTGTCAATCAGGTTAAGGAAGCGTATCAACGCGCCACTCAAAATGCCTTATGCGGTCCGTTAACACATGCATTATTCCAGCAGGCAATTCGCGTTTCTGCCCGTGTACGGACTGAAACTCAACTTGCTGAAGGGCGAGTTTCGATTGCTAGTGTCGCTGTCGGAACGTTTGGAAAGGGAATTTTTGAATACTTCGATGACAAAACGGTTTTAATTATCGGTGCCGGCGAAATGGCAGAAGAGACGCTGACCTATTTAAAAGATGAAGGTGTAGAACGCATTATTGTTGTCAATCGCAGTTTTGAAAATGCGCAAAAGCTGGCGATGAAAGTTGGTGGCGAGGCAAGGCCTTGTGAGCAATTGGAAGACTATCTTGCCGAGGCTGATGTAATTGTCAGCACGACCGGCGCCACCGAGCCGATTGTTGATGTGGCCTGCTTCGAACGCGTTTTACAGAAAGCAGGGAATAAAACGTTTTTCATACTCGATCTGGGGGCGCCTCGCGATTTCGAGCCTGCTGTGGGCGAACTCAACGATGATATCTTTCTTTATGATATCGATGATTTAGAAGCGACGTGCGAAGAAAATCGCCGAGCACGACAACAAGAAGTGGAAAAAGCGCTGGAAATCATTGACGAAGAAACAGAACGGTTCATGCACGGGGTCTATCATCGGGCCACAGGTCCGATTATTAAACAGCTCAGAGAACAATGGCACGACGTGCGCGAGCAGGAAGTTGAAAAGCTATTCGGAAAACTATCGCATCTGGATGAAAAAGATCAAGAATTAATTGAACGTTCCATCGAACAAATCGTGAATAAACTTTTACATCCCCCTCTGGAAGTGCTAAGACATGAAGCGAGGGAAGGGACCCCGCATGGTTTACTTGACGCGCTGAAACAGTTATTCCACATTCGAGACTAA
- the panD gene encoding aspartate 1-decarboxylase: protein MKRVLLKSKIHRATVTEANLEYNGSVTIDQELMDAADIVEYEQVQIYNITSGTRLTTYAISGESGSGVICINGAAAHLVQPQDLVIIASYAEYKVKESGKHQPKVVLVDGQNHPVPAEMPIAFGSK from the coding sequence ATGAAACGCGTTTTACTTAAGTCAAAAATCCATCGCGCTACGGTTACTGAGGCCAATCTGGAATACAATGGAAGTGTTACCATTGATCAGGAACTGATGGATGCTGCTGACATCGTAGAGTATGAGCAGGTACAAATTTATAATATCACTTCCGGAACTCGTCTAACCACGTATGCGATTTCAGGCGAGTCTGGTTCAGGTGTGATTTGTATCAATGGTGCTGCTGCTCACTTAGTTCAGCCTCAAGATTTAGTCATTATCGCCAGCTACGCCGAGTACAAAGTCAAGGAGTCTGGTAAACACCAGCCGAAAGTGGTTCTGGTAGATGGACAAAATCATCCTGTTCCAGCAGAGATGCCCATTGCTTTTGGTTCCAAATGA
- a CDS encoding sigma-54 interaction domain-containing protein: MEDDRPILEDMVGNSPAMRNVYRLTRRAASTSSTVLLTGETGTGKELIARAVHELSPRATGPFIRVNCGALSESLLESELFGHIKGAFTSAVENRTGRFEAAHGGTIFLDEINSVSFTLQVKLLRVLQEHEFERVGDTRSIQVDCRIVAATNRDLMDEIEAGRFREDLYYRLNVIPIDLPPLRDRADDIPELIHFFAKQFSAVEKVALPHFSEEVLSTFKNYAWPGNVRELQNYVERLIVLSGEEGPSLDLLPGHVTGKAVPRSLPSKTQDPESLCRELVNLQLQDVGESSTNVHAQVVSQVEKELILQVLRSCQGVQTKTATRLGINRNTLHKKISEYELESEAR, encoded by the coding sequence ATGGAAGACGATCGCCCCATATTAGAAGACATGGTCGGCAATAGCCCGGCTATGCGAAATGTATATCGTTTGACTCGTCGTGCTGCCAGTACATCATCCACAGTATTATTAACGGGTGAAACGGGGACAGGAAAAGAATTAATTGCCAGGGCAGTTCACGAGTTAAGTCCTCGTGCCACAGGACCTTTCATCCGAGTGAACTGTGGTGCGTTGAGCGAAAGTCTACTGGAAAGTGAACTCTTTGGGCATATTAAAGGTGCTTTCACTAGTGCTGTAGAAAATCGGACTGGTCGTTTCGAAGCGGCACATGGTGGAACGATTTTTCTCGATGAAATCAATTCTGTGAGCTTTACTTTGCAGGTGAAATTATTACGAGTGCTGCAGGAGCATGAATTTGAGAGAGTAGGGGATACACGATCAATTCAAGTAGACTGTCGAATTGTTGCGGCAACGAATCGTGATCTAATGGATGAAATTGAAGCAGGACGATTTCGCGAGGATTTATATTATCGTCTGAATGTCATCCCAATTGACTTGCCCCCATTACGAGATCGTGCTGATGATATTCCGGAATTGATACACTTTTTTGCAAAACAGTTTTCAGCTGTAGAAAAAGTTGCATTACCTCATTTTTCGGAGGAGGTTTTGTCGACTTTTAAGAATTATGCCTGGCCAGGAAATGTCAGAGAACTGCAAAATTATGTGGAACGTCTAATTGTGCTATCGGGAGAAGAGGGGCCATCCCTCGATTTATTACCAGGACATGTCACAGGGAAAGCGGTTCCTCGTTCACTACCTTCCAAAACACAAGACCCCGAATCTTTGTGTCGTGAACTAGTGAATTTGCAATTACAGGATGTAGGTGAATCCTCAACCAATGTGCATGCTCAGGTTGTTTCTCAAGTGGAAAAAGAGTTGATTTTGCAGGTTTTACGATCTTGTCAAGGTGTTCAGACGAAAACCGCCACCCGTTTAGGAATTAACCGGAATACACTTCATAAAAAAATATCTGAGTACGAATTAGAATCTGAGGCAAGATGA
- a CDS encoding efflux RND transporter permease subunit, translating to MRSIIKWAINNSPAMNTLMVTVLGVGLVSLMFMRREVFPEFELEIILVSVPYPGASPDEVEEGICQKMEEAVRSIDGIKKMTSIANEGSGSLVLELRADVPDVQKVLNEVRSEIDRIPSFPELAEDPEIQQVTFRQVAIEVAVIGPDNEGEDSGWELRAVTEQIRDELLQLKSVSQANIAGARDYQIDIEIPEATLRKYGLNLKDVARTVRRENLELPGGKLITDSQVLLLRGKNKHLIGSEIEKIPLVTEEGGVVLTVGDLGRVQDEFADTTMVSEINGKPALSVAVERTAQEDLLAIVEEVRDYVKTANLPPGYSLKLWKDQSVDVRDRMQLLSRNGLQGLLLVFITLAIFLEFRLAFWVALGIPISMFGACIVLYYTGQTLNMLSMFAFLMALGIVVDDAIVVGENIYEHRQMGKSKLKAAIDGATEVLPSVCASVTTTVIAFMPLLFVSGIMGKFIAVMPIAVIAMLVISLLESIFILPCHLAHGKLSTEKKVSYVGQKLNSFIDRCYTPVLRSALNYPSSALAVAGALMLVSAGLILGGFAPFNIFPKTDYRMIEATVEFPDGTPQAVTGDATLHIQKTFEEFNRDYQKQHGNSLIKLVRRNIGFGTRDESGGAVGGSVEGSHVGKVSVEIVEAHERTLGSEEILDLWREKVGEIPGVDRLTFKSPSMGPGGKPIEFKLLANGEHLDELEAAVEEAKQELAKYPGVKDINDDSSPGKWEFQIKIKDKARAMGVPLADVAETVRATYYGEEVMRLQRGRHEVKLMVRYPEEERRSLMGFDDIRIRTGDGAERPLTELAEVTVKRGYSEINRIDQQRSITVSSDLNEKKGNASEIVKSLKKPGGFMDQLMAKYPDVRVRWEGQQEQTDESVDSLIIGLLIALASMFALLTIEFRSYVQPLIVLGIIPFGVIGAVFGHALLGMELTLFSLFGLVALTGVVVNDSIVLIDFINHRIADGLPLKDALIDAGRRRFRPVLLTSMTTIVGLAPILKETSFQAQILIPMAASLIFGLILATGLVLFLIPTYYYLYARFMGASPDEPWDRKIDDSVKRQEYNTNESQVIEIAPLQS from the coding sequence ATGAGGTCAATCATCAAATGGGCGATCAATAACTCGCCTGCAATGAATACTTTGATGGTTACCGTTTTGGGGGTAGGGCTTGTCTCATTAATGTTCATGCGCCGTGAAGTCTTTCCGGAGTTTGAACTGGAAATTATTCTGGTATCCGTTCCTTATCCAGGAGCAAGTCCTGATGAAGTCGAAGAGGGTATCTGCCAGAAAATGGAAGAAGCTGTCCGCTCGATTGATGGTATCAAAAAGATGACCTCGATTGCCAACGAAGGTTCAGGATCATTGGTTCTAGAATTACGGGCTGATGTACCTGATGTCCAGAAAGTGTTAAACGAGGTTCGGTCTGAAATTGATCGTATTCCCAGTTTTCCTGAACTAGCTGAAGATCCGGAAATCCAGCAAGTTACGTTCAGGCAGGTAGCGATTGAAGTAGCCGTTATTGGCCCTGATAACGAAGGTGAGGACAGTGGCTGGGAGCTACGTGCTGTTACCGAGCAAATTCGAGACGAGTTATTACAATTAAAGTCAGTCTCGCAGGCAAACATTGCAGGCGCTCGTGATTATCAGATAGATATTGAAATTCCTGAAGCGACGCTCAGAAAATACGGACTTAATCTGAAAGATGTGGCGCGGACTGTTCGCAGAGAAAATCTGGAACTACCTGGCGGAAAGTTGATTACCGACTCACAGGTTCTGTTACTGCGCGGAAAGAATAAACACCTAATCGGAAGTGAAATCGAGAAAATACCACTAGTAACTGAAGAAGGGGGAGTTGTCTTAACGGTTGGCGATTTGGGACGTGTTCAAGATGAATTTGCTGATACAACCATGGTCAGTGAAATCAATGGAAAACCTGCTTTGTCAGTTGCTGTAGAACGAACTGCTCAGGAAGATCTGCTGGCAATAGTCGAAGAAGTTCGTGACTATGTAAAAACTGCCAATTTACCTCCAGGTTATTCATTGAAACTGTGGAAAGATCAATCGGTTGACGTACGTGATCGTATGCAATTATTAAGTCGTAACGGATTGCAGGGGCTGCTTCTGGTTTTTATTACACTGGCTATCTTTCTGGAATTTCGTCTCGCCTTCTGGGTTGCTCTCGGCATTCCAATTTCGATGTTTGGTGCCTGTATTGTGCTTTATTATACTGGGCAAACGTTAAATATGCTTTCCATGTTTGCGTTCTTAATGGCACTGGGGATCGTCGTTGATGACGCGATTGTTGTCGGGGAAAATATCTATGAGCATCGTCAGATGGGTAAATCAAAGCTGAAGGCCGCCATTGATGGGGCGACTGAAGTATTGCCTTCAGTTTGTGCGTCTGTGACAACAACAGTGATCGCATTTATGCCTTTATTGTTCGTTTCAGGAATCATGGGAAAATTTATAGCAGTAATGCCAATTGCCGTAATAGCGATGTTGGTGATTTCCCTTTTAGAAAGTATTTTTATTCTCCCTTGTCATTTAGCGCATGGAAAATTGAGTACAGAAAAGAAAGTTAGCTATGTTGGGCAAAAGTTAAACTCGTTCATTGATCGGTGTTACACACCTGTCTTAAGATCGGCATTGAATTACCCCTCTTCAGCTTTAGCGGTAGCAGGAGCGCTGATGTTAGTGTCTGCTGGACTGATTTTAGGGGGGTTCGCTCCGTTTAATATCTTTCCCAAAACTGATTATCGCATGATTGAAGCGACTGTTGAATTTCCTGATGGAACTCCTCAAGCAGTAACAGGAGACGCAACACTTCATATTCAAAAGACATTTGAAGAGTTCAATCGAGATTACCAAAAGCAGCATGGAAATTCTTTGATCAAGTTGGTCCGTAGAAATATTGGTTTTGGGACTAGAGACGAATCTGGCGGTGCTGTTGGTGGATCTGTGGAAGGCAGTCATGTTGGCAAGGTCAGTGTTGAGATTGTAGAAGCCCACGAACGGACTCTTGGTAGTGAAGAGATTCTTGATCTCTGGAGAGAAAAAGTGGGTGAAATTCCTGGTGTGGATCGTCTCACTTTTAAATCTCCCTCGATGGGACCTGGCGGCAAGCCGATAGAATTTAAGCTATTGGCAAATGGAGAACATCTGGATGAACTAGAAGCCGCCGTCGAAGAAGCAAAGCAGGAACTTGCGAAATATCCGGGGGTCAAAGATATTAACGATGACTCCAGTCCCGGAAAGTGGGAGTTTCAAATTAAAATCAAAGACAAAGCACGCGCTATGGGAGTTCCATTGGCGGATGTGGCAGAGACTGTGCGGGCAACCTATTACGGTGAAGAAGTAATGCGGCTGCAACGTGGTCGACACGAAGTGAAGTTAATGGTCCGTTATCCGGAAGAAGAACGACGATCGTTGATGGGGTTTGATGACATTCGAATTCGGACCGGAGACGGTGCGGAACGACCTTTAACAGAATTAGCTGAAGTAACCGTGAAACGAGGTTACTCGGAGATCAACCGGATCGATCAACAACGCTCTATCACTGTATCTTCAGATTTGAATGAGAAAAAAGGGAACGCCAGCGAAATCGTCAAGTCATTGAAAAAGCCGGGAGGCTTTATGGATCAGTTGATGGCGAAATATCCTGATGTGCGTGTACGCTGGGAAGGGCAGCAAGAGCAAACAGACGAATCAGTGGATAGTTTGATCATCGGTCTTCTTATTGCTCTGGCGTCAATGTTTGCGTTATTGACAATAGAATTTCGTTCTTATGTTCAACCTCTCATTGTTCTCGGGATCATTCCTTTTGGAGTGATCGGTGCCGTCTTTGGACATGCGCTACTAGGTATGGAATTGACACTGTTTTCCTTATTCGGCCTGGTTGCTTTGACAGGTGTGGTAGTCAACGATTCAATCGTACTGATCGATTTCATCAATCACCGCATTGCAGATGGACTTCCTTTAAAGGATGCATTAATTGATGCGGGGCGTCGTCGTTTTCGACCTGTGTTATTGACATCAATGACGACAATTGTTGGATTGGCGCCGATACTCAAAGAGACTTCATTTCAGGCACAGATCCTGATTCCGATGGCCGCCAGTCTCATTTTCGGATTGATATTAGCAACAGGTCTGGTTCTTTTCTTAATTCCCACCTATTATTACCTCTATGCACGGTTCATGGGAGCAAGTCCTGATGAGCCTTGGGACCGAAAAATTGATGACTCGGTTAAAAGACAAGAGTATAATACCAACGAAAGTCAAGTGATTGAGATTGCACCATTGCAGTCTTAA
- a CDS encoding PVC-type heme-binding CxxCH protein yields MKRAKIFTLAQRLLRRDQIISRVKSYGMQVGCLILAISVGSQFMSAADQVSQVPKSPLSPEESLKQTVVHPDFEMQVVAAEPQVINPVAVAFDESGSLWVVEMTDYPHGPQPGEDPKSRIKLLRDKNDDGYYETAKVFADKLLFATGIQPWKGGLIVTLAGKVQFMKDTTGDDKADIVETWFTGFKEENSQLRANHPTLGLDNHIYIANGLRGGSVIATHPQWKKEAKQVPINGLDFRFQPLSGHYESISGIGQFGLTFDDYGNRFVCSNRNPNKHIVLENRYLKRNPYLAVKSVFHDVSPSAETSRVYAISRTWTTSTLHAGQFTAACGVTIYRGGLFPKGFYGNSFTCEPTANLVHRDVMTPQGATYDSKYGRDQVEFLASRDEWFRPVNMANGPDGALYLCDMYRAVIEHPQFMPVELKKRSDLNDGIDRGRIYRIVPKGAKINKGAYTALKDATLEQLAAALSSRDAWQRETASRLIFERQDPAIQPLLEKLISEGKSEHARIHALWALEGLGRLNASVLKTALKDSSQRVKEQAIRLSEPRLSQDPKLKEKVLSLVDSADARLRFQLAISLGEAKENRAIVDQLAKLMLKGANDSWTRAAVLSSASDSAVTVLESFLSQLNAASKNSGINDAVREMTAAIGPRLKAEEIQETLSLIAGLDSGQQLELQIAGIEGLGTSLRRRGKSIAQYQKQLSADDQKKLRDFFQKIVDIAADSKTPLTQKLNAIAVLQFVGFDMNGKTLLSLIQDHPSQAVKIAAIGAISPYADDQIGAVLMDGYAKQTPGMRRAILDAMLANQGRTNLLLDAIEKGEIKISELGPSRSTRLKRHRDPKIKKRAAALFAAAIPADRQKVLAAYQASLKLKANPLHGKQVFVKNCVTCHKIGEIGVNVAPDIGDSRSKTPEYLLTNILDPNRAIDANFFSYTIITIDGVVHTGIISSDSGASITLKQPEGKMVTVLKEEIEEMKSSGLSLMPVGLEKTINPQQMADLISFIKNWRYLDGQVPKEIAKPQ; encoded by the coding sequence ATGAAACGAGCCAAAATTTTTACGTTAGCACAACGTTTATTAAGACGGGATCAGATAATTTCGAGAGTAAAATCTTACGGGATGCAAGTGGGCTGTTTGATTTTGGCGATTAGTGTAGGAAGCCAGTTCATGTCTGCCGCAGATCAGGTGAGTCAGGTACCGAAATCACCATTATCTCCCGAGGAGTCGCTCAAACAGACTGTGGTTCACCCTGATTTCGAAATGCAGGTGGTAGCGGCTGAACCCCAGGTGATCAACCCCGTGGCGGTTGCATTTGATGAGTCAGGATCATTGTGGGTTGTTGAAATGACAGACTACCCCCATGGGCCTCAACCAGGGGAAGATCCTAAAAGCCGGATTAAGTTATTGCGCGACAAGAATGATGATGGTTATTACGAGACTGCAAAGGTCTTTGCGGACAAGTTGTTATTTGCCACAGGAATTCAACCCTGGAAGGGGGGATTGATTGTAACCCTGGCAGGTAAAGTACAATTCATGAAAGATACCACTGGTGATGATAAAGCCGATATTGTTGAAACCTGGTTTACTGGATTCAAAGAAGAAAACTCTCAACTTCGTGCAAACCATCCCACGTTGGGTTTAGATAATCACATTTATATAGCGAATGGCCTTCGAGGTGGTTCCGTAATTGCCACACATCCACAGTGGAAAAAAGAAGCGAAACAAGTCCCTATTAACGGGCTTGATTTCCGCTTTCAACCTCTGAGCGGGCATTATGAATCGATTTCTGGAATTGGCCAATTTGGTTTAACATTTGATGATTACGGTAATCGATTCGTTTGTTCTAATCGAAATCCGAATAAGCATATCGTCCTTGAAAATCGTTATCTTAAACGAAATCCATATCTGGCAGTGAAGTCGGTTTTTCATGATGTTTCACCGAGTGCAGAAACGTCTAGAGTTTACGCCATCAGTCGTACCTGGACGACCTCGACACTCCACGCCGGGCAATTCACCGCCGCCTGTGGTGTGACCATTTATCGTGGAGGTTTGTTTCCAAAAGGATTTTATGGCAATAGTTTCACTTGTGAACCGACAGCAAATTTGGTTCACCGCGATGTAATGACACCCCAGGGCGCAACTTATGATTCAAAATATGGTCGTGATCAGGTTGAGTTCCTTGCCAGCCGCGATGAGTGGTTTCGTCCTGTGAACATGGCAAATGGCCCCGATGGGGCTTTGTATCTCTGTGATATGTATCGTGCGGTAATCGAGCATCCTCAGTTCATGCCTGTGGAATTGAAAAAGCGTTCCGATTTGAATGATGGAATTGATCGTGGCCGGATTTATCGCATCGTTCCTAAAGGAGCTAAGATTAATAAAGGTGCATATACCGCCTTGAAAGATGCGACTCTTGAACAGTTGGCGGCGGCACTATCTTCAAGAGATGCATGGCAACGGGAGACCGCATCGCGGTTAATCTTTGAACGTCAAGATCCTGCAATCCAGCCTTTATTGGAAAAACTTATATCTGAAGGAAAGTCTGAGCATGCACGTATTCATGCATTATGGGCTTTGGAAGGTTTGGGAAGACTAAACGCATCTGTTTTGAAGACGGCATTAAAAGATTCATCTCAACGTGTTAAAGAACAAGCCATTCGTTTGAGTGAACCGCGATTGTCTCAAGATCCGAAGTTGAAAGAAAAGGTGCTCTCACTTGTTGATTCCGCCGATGCCCGGTTGCGTTTTCAGTTGGCAATCAGTCTGGGAGAAGCCAAGGAAAACCGGGCGATAGTTGATCAGTTAGCAAAATTAATGCTCAAGGGAGCCAATGATTCCTGGACACGCGCTGCCGTACTCTCTTCTGCCTCTGATTCTGCGGTGACGGTGCTTGAATCTTTCCTTAGTCAGTTGAATGCCGCCTCGAAAAACTCAGGTATCAATGATGCGGTTCGAGAAATGACGGCTGCCATCGGACCCCGTTTGAAAGCGGAAGAAATTCAAGAGACGCTTTCATTGATTGCGGGCTTGGATTCCGGTCAGCAATTAGAACTTCAAATTGCGGGCATTGAAGGATTAGGGACTAGCCTCAGACGTCGTGGAAAATCAATCGCACAGTATCAAAAACAGTTATCCGCTGATGATCAGAAGAAGTTGAGGGATTTCTTTCAGAAGATAGTCGATATTGCAGCTGATTCCAAAACTCCATTGACTCAAAAACTGAATGCGATTGCTGTATTACAATTCGTGGGGTTTGACATGAATGGCAAAACACTGCTTTCCCTGATTCAAGATCATCCATCACAGGCTGTTAAGATCGCAGCGATTGGGGCAATCAGTCCGTACGCCGACGATCAGATAGGCGCCGTTTTGATGGATGGATATGCAAAACAGACACCCGGCATGAGACGAGCCATTCTGGATGCGATGCTGGCAAATCAAGGTCGAACTAATTTACTGCTGGATGCGATCGAGAAGGGAGAGATCAAGATTTCAGAGTTGGGCCCTTCACGTTCAACACGATTGAAGCGACATCGTGATCCAAAAATCAAGAAGCGAGCGGCTGCACTATTTGCTGCCGCTATTCCAGCAGACCGCCAAAAAGTACTTGCCGCTTATCAGGCCTCTCTGAAATTGAAGGCGAATCCATTGCATGGAAAGCAGGTGTTTGTCAAGAACTGTGTGACCTGCCACAAAATTGGAGAGATCGGTGTGAATGTCGCACCTGATATTGGTGATTCACGCTCGAAAACACCAGAGTATCTTCTCACAAATATTCTGGATCCCAATCGTGCCATCGATGCCAATTTCTTTAGTTATACGATCATTACCATTGATGGAGTCGTTCATACTGGAATTATTTCTTCTGATAGTGGTGCTTCGATTACGTTAAAGCAGCCTGAAGGGAAAATGGTTACTGTACTCAAGGAAGAAATTGAAGAAATGAAATCTAGTGGACTTTCTTTAATGCCTGTCGGATTGGAGAAGACTATCAATCCACAGCAGATGGCAGATTTGATTTCATTTATTAAGAACTGGCGTTATTTGGATGGCCAGGTTCCCAAAGAAATAGCCAAACCTCAATAA
- the ccsA gene encoding cytochrome c biogenesis protein CcsA: MLSNVTVFCFMASYLVAFGLEVARFKRKKNRYFRPLIFLSSLAGLVAQTAYIFNRSRETQLPPLLSSSHDWLIVFSWLLVAIFLFVNLVDKELAIGLFLFPLVLALVIASYFVDNAKNMLVEPAIQSWAMLHASLLVLGGVGIVLCFVISAMYLIQHRRLKQKQNFSEGFNLPSLSKLARLNRWALMISAPLLTVGMGIGIGLGVYVQKGPHSISFFDPVIIVYEIVWVIMMISVIFILRTKRPNQKHIAQLTIWTGGLLLLTVIGIQILTNARILDFDSWHSQYSSPLWESQRSTAGRIVS, encoded by the coding sequence ATGTTGTCGAACGTGACGGTTTTCTGTTTTATGGCCAGTTATCTGGTCGCTTTCGGGTTGGAAGTGGCTAGATTCAAGCGTAAAAAAAACAGGTATTTTCGACCTTTGATCTTTTTGTCTTCCCTCGCGGGTTTGGTAGCACAGACTGCCTACATCTTTAATCGCTCTCGAGAGACACAGTTACCACCATTATTAAGTTCATCACACGATTGGTTAATTGTGTTTTCATGGCTATTAGTGGCGATCTTCCTGTTCGTTAATCTAGTCGATAAAGAACTCGCTATTGGTTTGTTTCTGTTTCCTCTGGTTCTAGCTTTAGTAATTGCATCCTACTTTGTGGATAACGCCAAAAATATGCTGGTCGAACCAGCCATTCAATCCTGGGCAATGTTGCATGCCTCCTTACTAGTCTTAGGGGGCGTGGGAATTGTACTTTGTTTTGTGATCAGCGCCATGTACCTGATTCAACACCGTCGATTAAAGCAGAAACAGAATTTTTCAGAAGGTTTCAACCTTCCCAGTCTTTCAAAATTGGCACGTTTGAATCGCTGGGCCTTGATGATCTCTGCTCCACTTTTAACTGTCGGTATGGGAATCGGGATTGGTTTGGGGGTCTATGTGCAAAAAGGACCGCATTCGATCTCCTTTTTCGATCCGGTAATTATCGTTTATGAAATCGTGTGGGTGATCATGATGATCAGTGTGATTTTCATCCTCAGAACAAAACGGCCTAATCAAAAACATATTGCGCAATTAACTATCTGGACCGGTGGATTGCTACTCTTGACTGTCATTGGTATTCAGATATTGACGAATGCTCGCATACTGGATTTCGATTCCTGGCACTCGCAATATTCATCTCCGTTATGGGAATCTCAGAGATCAACTGCAGGAAGGATCGTTTCGTGA